Proteins encoded together in one Paracidovorax wautersii window:
- a CDS encoding NAD(P)/FAD-dependent oxidoreductase, whose translation MTFAATTGRPPAHLRPVMDVAVIGSGISGLSAAWLLSHSHRVTLFEADNRAGGHSHTVDVPNAGSTFPVDTGFIVYNESAYPNLTALFAHLQVPTEATDMSFAVSLDQGALEYSGSGLGGLFAQRANALRPRFWRMLRDLVRFYRQAPAEAERLGLMPLDEYLSQRGYSRAFREDHLYPMAAAIWSTPAARVGEYPVEAFVRFCENHHLLVLGDRPAWRTVRGGSRVYVERMTQGLGSRLRLENAAVEIRRTPTGVFIRSADARESGRFDQVVVATHADQALRLLPDASPEESRLLGAFEYSRNRAVLHSDPRLMPRRRSVWSSWNYLADRSRSDALCVTYWMNQLQPLPTKQPVFLTLNPLLEPAPDQLIRSQVYEHPLFNTAALRAQRELWSLQGQRRTWFCGAYFGSGFHEDGLQAGLAVAEALGGVRRPWNVSDESGRIHVPPATLREERAA comes from the coding sequence ATGACCTTCGCCGCAACGACGGGGCGGCCCCCAGCTCACCTGCGACCTGTGATGGACGTTGCCGTGATCGGCAGCGGCATTTCGGGTCTCTCCGCCGCCTGGCTGTTGTCTCACAGCCACCGGGTGACGCTCTTCGAGGCGGACAACCGCGCCGGAGGGCACAGCCACACCGTCGACGTGCCGAATGCTGGCAGCACCTTCCCGGTCGACACGGGCTTCATCGTCTATAACGAGTCGGCCTACCCCAACCTCACCGCGCTGTTCGCTCACCTGCAGGTGCCGACGGAGGCCACCGACATGTCGTTCGCGGTCAGCCTGGACCAGGGTGCGCTGGAGTACTCCGGCTCCGGCCTGGGTGGGCTCTTCGCCCAGCGCGCCAACGCCTTGCGCCCCCGGTTCTGGCGCATGCTGCGCGACCTGGTGCGCTTTTACCGCCAGGCGCCGGCCGAGGCAGAGCGCCTGGGCCTGATGCCGCTGGACGAGTACTTGTCGCAGCGCGGCTACAGCCGCGCCTTCCGGGAGGACCACCTCTATCCCATGGCCGCCGCCATCTGGTCCACCCCCGCGGCGCGGGTGGGCGAGTACCCGGTGGAGGCCTTCGTCCGCTTCTGCGAGAACCACCACCTGCTGGTGCTGGGCGACAGGCCGGCCTGGCGCACCGTGCGCGGCGGCAGCCGTGTCTACGTCGAGCGCATGACGCAAGGGCTGGGCTCCCGCCTACGGCTGGAGAACGCCGCCGTCGAGATCCGCCGCACGCCCACCGGCGTCTTCATCCGCTCTGCCGACGCACGGGAATCCGGCCGTTTCGACCAGGTGGTTGTGGCCACGCACGCCGACCAGGCGCTGCGCCTGCTGCCCGATGCATCCCCTGAAGAATCCCGCCTGCTGGGCGCCTTCGAATACAGCCGCAACCGCGCGGTGCTGCACAGCGACCCGCGCCTGATGCCGCGCCGCCGGTCGGTGTGGTCGAGCTGGAACTACCTGGCCGACCGCAGCCGCAGCGACGCGCTGTGCGTGACCTACTGGATGAACCAGCTGCAGCCGCTGCCCACAAAGCAGCCGGTGTTCCTGACGCTCAATCCGCTGCTCGAGCCCGCGCCGGACCAGCTCATCCGCAGCCAGGTCTACGAACACCCCCTGTTCAACACGGCGGCCCTGCGCGCCCAGCGCGAGCTCTGGAGCCTGCAAGGGCAGCGCCGGACCTGGTTCTGCGGCGCGTATTTCGGCTCCGGTTTCCACGAGGACGGCCTGCAGGCCGGGCTGGCCGTGGCCGAAGCCCTGGGCGGCGTGCGGCGTCCGTGGAACGTGAGCGACGAATCCGGCCGCATCCATGTGCCGCCGGCCACGCTGCGCGAGGAGCGCGCGGCATGA
- a CDS encoding class II glutamine amidotransferase has translation MCQLLGMNANTPTDVTFSFTGFAQRAGVTADHSDGWGIAFFEDKGLRHFVDHQRAVDSPVAELIRRYPIQSRNVIAHIRKATQGSVSLQNCHPFVRELWGRYWVFAHNGDLKDFRPRLHAHFKPVGSTDSEHAFCWIMQELSKSHADVPSIAELTITLQELAARIAPHGTFNFLLSNGQALWAHASTQLYYIERRHPFSQAQLCDEDLRIDFSAHTTPQDQVAVVVTAPLTTNEEWTAFRSGELRVFVDGQCLPPIGS, from the coding sequence ATGTGCCAGCTGCTCGGAATGAATGCCAACACGCCCACGGACGTGACCTTCAGCTTCACAGGCTTCGCGCAGCGCGCCGGCGTGACGGCCGACCATTCGGACGGCTGGGGCATCGCCTTCTTCGAGGACAAGGGCCTGCGCCACTTCGTGGACCACCAGCGCGCCGTGGATTCGCCGGTGGCGGAGCTGATCCGCCGCTACCCCATCCAGAGCCGCAACGTGATCGCGCACATCCGCAAGGCCACGCAGGGCAGCGTGTCGCTGCAGAACTGCCACCCTTTCGTGCGCGAGCTGTGGGGCCGCTACTGGGTCTTTGCGCACAACGGCGACCTGAAGGACTTCCGCCCGCGCCTGCACGCCCACTTCAAGCCCGTCGGCAGCACCGACAGCGAGCACGCGTTCTGCTGGATCATGCAGGAGCTGTCCAAGTCCCACGCCGATGTGCCGAGCATTGCCGAGCTGACGATCACGCTGCAAGAGCTGGCCGCTCGGATCGCGCCGCATGGCACCTTCAACTTCCTGCTCTCCAATGGGCAGGCGCTGTGGGCGCATGCGTCGACCCAGCTCTACTACATCGAACGCCGCCACCCGTTCTCGCAGGCCCAGCTGTGCGACGAAGATCTGCGCATCGACTTCTCCGCCCACACAACGCCGCAAGACCAGGTGGCGGTGGTGGTGACCGCTCCACTCACTACCAATGAGGAGTGGACGGCCTTCCGGAGCGGAGAGCTGCGCGTCTTCGTGGACGGCCAGTGCCTGCCGCCGATCGGCAGCTGA
- a CDS encoding cyclopropane-fatty-acyl-phospholipid synthase family protein yields MSQATAAAIRWVEKGLLPDPIVRYGIRHLLRDRLAEMHSGDAARAAAATQEFLRGMGASALAPLPEKANEQHYEVPADFFGRVLGPHRKYSCGYWTDDTATLEDAEAQALRITCAHAGLQDGQRVLELGCGWGSLTLWMAAHYPGSRITAVSNSHSQRAYIQAQAQARGLHNVEVITCDFNVFDTPERFDRIVSVEMFEHLRNWPQAFAHVARWLQPDGRFFMHVFAHREAPYPFEARDESDWMSQYFFSGGMMPSDDLALHCQQDLALRERWRWDGTHYQRTAEAWLRNMDAERAALMPLFEQTYGAEQASLWWQRWRLFFLSVAELFGYRGGQQWWVSHYVFDKRVPLPADAAAPLRLHGR; encoded by the coding sequence ATGTCCCAGGCCACCGCCGCCGCCATCCGCTGGGTTGAAAAAGGTCTGCTGCCCGATCCGATCGTGCGCTACGGCATCCGCCACCTGTTGCGCGACCGGCTCGCCGAGATGCACAGCGGCGACGCGGCCCGGGCGGCCGCGGCCACGCAGGAATTCCTGCGTGGCATGGGTGCCTCGGCACTCGCTCCGCTGCCCGAGAAGGCCAACGAGCAGCACTACGAGGTGCCGGCCGATTTCTTCGGCCGCGTGCTGGGTCCGCACCGCAAGTACAGCTGCGGCTACTGGACCGACGATACGGCGACGCTGGAAGACGCCGAGGCCCAGGCGCTGCGCATCACCTGCGCGCACGCGGGCCTGCAGGACGGCCAGCGGGTCCTGGAGCTGGGCTGCGGCTGGGGATCGCTCACGCTGTGGATGGCGGCGCACTATCCGGGAAGCCGCATCACAGCGGTGTCCAATTCGCATTCCCAGCGCGCCTACATCCAGGCCCAGGCACAGGCACGCGGGTTGCACAACGTCGAGGTGATCACCTGCGACTTCAATGTGTTCGATACGCCGGAGCGCTTCGACCGCATCGTGTCGGTGGAGATGTTCGAGCACCTGCGCAACTGGCCGCAGGCCTTTGCCCACGTGGCGCGCTGGCTGCAGCCGGATGGACGCTTCTTCATGCATGTGTTCGCGCACCGCGAAGCTCCCTACCCTTTCGAGGCGCGCGACGAGAGCGACTGGATGAGCCAGTACTTCTTCTCGGGCGGCATGATGCCCAGCGACGACCTGGCGCTGCACTGCCAGCAGGACCTGGCCCTGCGCGAGCGCTGGCGCTGGGACGGCACGCACTACCAGCGCACGGCCGAAGCCTGGCTGCGCAACATGGACGCCGAGCGCGCCGCGCTGATGCCGCTGTTCGAGCAAACCTACGGCGCTGAACAAGCATCGCTGTGGTGGCAGCGCTGGCGGCTGTTCTTCCTGTCCGTGGCGGAGCTGTTCGGTTACCGCGGCGGCCAGCAGTGGTGGGTGAGCCACTATGTGTTCGACAAGCGCGTGCCCTTGCCTGCGGACGCGGCGGCTCCGCTGCGGCTCCATGGGCGCTGA
- a CDS encoding DUF1365 domain-containing protein — protein sequence MTPASALYTGRVMHQRLRPARHRLEYRIFSLLVDLDELPALDSRLRWFSLNRRNLFSLHEADYGAGEAGGLRAHIDRTLAQAGLPTGGPVQLLTMPRILGYAFNPLSVYFCHRPDGGLKAIVYEVNNTFGERHSYVISVGSDEAFAPRLRQGCGKDFHVSPFMELAMQYAFDIAPPRPEREHLRVGVTVHDAQGPVLAARWLARRSALTDAALLRAFGTHPLLTLKVVGAIHWEALRLWLKRVPLHRKPPPPPQAISFIARKDT from the coding sequence ATGACACCAGCGTCCGCGCTGTACACCGGGCGCGTGATGCACCAGCGCCTGCGGCCGGCGAGGCACCGGCTGGAGTACCGCATCTTTTCCCTGTTGGTGGATCTGGACGAACTGCCGGCGCTCGACAGCCGGCTGCGCTGGTTCTCGTTGAACCGGCGCAATCTGTTCAGCCTGCACGAAGCGGACTATGGCGCGGGCGAGGCCGGCGGACTGCGCGCGCACATCGACCGCACACTGGCGCAGGCCGGACTCCCCACCGGCGGACCGGTGCAGCTGCTCACGATGCCGCGCATCCTCGGCTACGCCTTCAACCCGCTCAGCGTCTATTTCTGCCACCGTCCGGACGGCGGCCTGAAAGCCATCGTCTACGAAGTGAACAACACCTTCGGCGAGCGCCACAGCTACGTGATCTCCGTCGGCTCCGACGAGGCCTTCGCCCCGCGACTGCGCCAGGGCTGCGGCAAGGACTTCCATGTCTCGCCCTTCATGGAACTGGCGATGCAGTACGCCTTCGACATCGCGCCACCGCGGCCGGAACGGGAGCATCTGCGCGTGGGCGTCACCGTGCACGATGCGCAGGGCCCGGTGCTGGCAGCCCGCTGGCTCGCCCGGCGCAGCGCCCTCACCGATGCGGCTCTGCTGCGAGCTTTCGGCACCCACCCGCTGCTCACCCTCAAGGTCGTGGGCGCCATCCACTGGGAGGCGCTCCGGCTCTGGCTCAAGCGGGTTCCCCTGCACCGCAAGCCGCCACCGCCGCCCCAAGCCATCAGCTTCATCGCCCGCAAAGACACCTGA
- a CDS encoding TetR family transcriptional regulator translates to MARRTKEDADATRNSLLDAAELVFYEKGVARASLNDIAQAAGATRGAIYWHFKDKLDLFNAMMDRVTLPLEQATEDDDFAAGLPPLERLRRLIDFVQRSIAHDERTRRVFEIAMYRIEYVNDLADVRDRHIEGCAGFQSQIERFVREAAEQYQVALPMDPATAAIGLRAIFEGLMQAWLLSHSSFDLVAVSQVSVDTYLKGLGFRVE, encoded by the coding sequence ATGGCCCGTCGTACCAAAGAAGATGCCGATGCTACGCGCAACAGCTTGCTGGATGCGGCCGAATTGGTGTTCTACGAAAAAGGCGTTGCCCGTGCGTCGCTCAACGACATCGCTCAGGCGGCCGGCGCCACGCGCGGGGCGATCTATTGGCATTTCAAGGACAAGCTCGACCTGTTCAACGCCATGATGGATCGCGTAACCTTGCCGCTCGAGCAGGCGACAGAAGACGACGATTTCGCCGCCGGCCTGCCGCCGCTGGAGCGCTTGCGCCGCCTGATCGATTTTGTGCAGCGCAGCATCGCCCATGACGAGCGTACGCGCCGGGTGTTCGAGATCGCGATGTACCGGATCGAATACGTCAACGATCTGGCAGACGTGCGGGATCGCCACATCGAGGGCTGCGCGGGATTCCAGTCGCAGATCGAACGCTTCGTCCGCGAGGCGGCAGAGCAGTACCAGGTGGCCCTGCCCATGGACCCGGCCACGGCGGCCATCGGCTTGCGCGCCATCTTCGAAGGCCTGATGCAGGCGTGGTTGCTGAGCCATTCGAGCTTCGATCTGGTGGCGGTCAGCCAGGTCAGCGTGGACACCTATCTCAAGGGTTTGGGTTTCCGGGTGGAGTAG
- a CDS encoding sigma-70 family RNA polymerase sigma factor, with protein MGRALRTSSMNTVHQPSAWAREPATPWPPYLSIVTPHHTGLMPTGEDLAAWITAVAAHEDRQAFAALFKYFAPRVKAYLMRLGSAEAQAEDLAQETLVSVWRKAPTYDPRHAGASTWIFTIARNLRVDHFRRKGHALIADGEECDDGQMPDTAPEPDEQLSIRQREEHVREAMKQLSVEQVQILRLSFFEEHPHAQIAQELGIPLGTVKSRVRLAVNHLRRLLGALEP; from the coding sequence ATGGGCCGAGCGCTGCGTACCAGCAGCATGAACACTGTCCATCAGCCATCGGCGTGGGCTCGCGAGCCGGCCACGCCATGGCCTCCCTATCTGTCGATCGTGACACCGCACCACACCGGATTGATGCCGACAGGAGAAGACCTGGCCGCCTGGATCACGGCGGTGGCCGCGCATGAAGACCGGCAGGCTTTCGCCGCGCTGTTCAAGTATTTCGCGCCGCGCGTCAAGGCCTACCTGATGCGTTTGGGCAGCGCCGAGGCGCAGGCCGAGGACCTGGCGCAGGAAACGCTGGTGAGCGTGTGGCGCAAGGCGCCTACCTACGATCCCCGCCATGCCGGCGCATCCACCTGGATCTTCACCATCGCCCGCAACCTGCGGGTGGACCACTTCCGCCGCAAGGGCCATGCGCTCATCGCCGATGGTGAGGAGTGCGACGACGGGCAGATGCCCGATACCGCCCCCGAGCCCGACGAGCAGTTGAGCATCCGCCAGCGCGAAGAGCATGTGCGGGAAGCGATGAAGCAGCTGTCGGTCGAGCAGGTGCAGATCCTGCGACTGTCGTTTTTCGAAGAACATCCCCACGCCCAGATCGCACAGGAGCTCGGCATACCGCTGGGCACCGTCAAATCCCGCGTTCGTTTGGCCGTGAACCATCTGCGCCGCCTGCTCGGCGCTCTAGAGCCATGA
- a CDS encoding DHA2 family efflux MFS transporter permease subunit, which translates to MNASAALLRERYGERYRWLLLLSVMVGTMASIMSSTIVNVAIPDMSHYFTLGQERAQWVSSGFMVATTVAMLTTPWLLARYGYRATYVGAMVLLLVGGVGGGLASRYEWVLLARVLEGLAAGVVQPIPAVIILYAFQPHEQGRASGIFGMGVVLAPALGPSIGGLLVDWFGWRSIFFMVVPFCLASLWLAYKFVPVSSPGGLAANRRGEALDWRGLLLGAVGTLGLLNGLVALHSGPAAQAGGFLLVALASLIGFVWWQRRLLARGAKPLMDLRLFQYRQFAMGSIVAFIYGTALFGSTYLLPVFLQLGLQLSASHVGTLMLPAGIVLAITIPLVGRLADRQPTHLLVGTGLALLALSFGLMVWVDLQTGLWVLVAFAILGRIGLGFILPSLNLGAMRPLDKSLIAQGSSAISFVRMLGGAAGVSLCGIVLEWRIAVHGDSLQVAQSSAARIDAFGETFLLLMGLCLVALAAAWQLRPAPKAQPAQPPSA; encoded by the coding sequence ATGAACGCGTCCGCCGCCCTGCTACGTGAACGCTACGGCGAACGTTACCGCTGGCTGCTGCTGCTCTCCGTGATGGTGGGCACGATGGCCTCGATCATGTCGTCCACCATCGTGAACGTGGCCATCCCCGACATGAGCCACTACTTCACGCTGGGCCAAGAGCGCGCGCAGTGGGTCAGCTCGGGCTTCATGGTGGCGACCACCGTCGCCATGCTCACCACGCCCTGGCTGCTGGCCCGCTACGGCTACCGCGCCACCTACGTCGGCGCGATGGTGCTGCTGCTCGTGGGCGGCGTGGGCGGCGGCCTGGCCAGCCGCTACGAATGGGTGCTGCTGGCGCGCGTGCTCGAAGGGCTGGCCGCCGGCGTGGTGCAGCCCATACCGGCCGTCATCATCCTCTACGCCTTCCAGCCCCATGAACAGGGCCGCGCCAGCGGCATCTTCGGCATGGGCGTGGTGCTGGCGCCGGCGCTCGGCCCCAGCATCGGCGGCCTGCTGGTGGACTGGTTCGGCTGGCGCTCCATCTTCTTCATGGTGGTGCCGTTCTGCCTGGCCTCGCTCTGGCTGGCCTACAAGTTCGTGCCGGTGAGCAGTCCCGGCGGCCTGGCGGCCAACCGACGCGGCGAAGCGCTGGACTGGCGTGGCCTGCTGCTCGGTGCCGTCGGCACGCTGGGCCTGCTCAACGGCCTGGTGGCGCTGCACAGCGGCCCCGCGGCGCAAGCGGGCGGTTTCCTGCTGGTGGCGCTGGCCTCGCTGATCGGATTCGTCTGGTGGCAGCGGCGCCTGCTGGCGCGCGGCGCCAAGCCGCTCATGGACCTGCGCCTGTTCCAGTACCGCCAGTTCGCCATGGGCAGCATCGTCGCCTTCATCTACGGCACGGCGCTGTTCGGCTCGACCTACCTGCTGCCGGTGTTCCTGCAGCTCGGGCTGCAATTGTCGGCCTCGCACGTGGGCACGCTCATGCTGCCGGCCGGCATCGTGCTGGCCATCACCATTCCCCTCGTCGGCCGGCTGGCCGACCGCCAGCCCACGCACCTGCTGGTGGGCACGGGCTTGGCGCTGCTGGCGCTGTCGTTCGGGCTGATGGTGTGGGTGGACCTGCAGACGGGCCTGTGGGTGCTGGTGGCCTTTGCCATTCTGGGCCGTATCGGCCTGGGCTTCATCCTGCCGTCGCTGAACCTCGGGGCCATGCGGCCCCTGGACAAATCCCTCATCGCCCAGGGCTCCAGTGCCATCAGCTTCGTGCGCATGCTGGGCGGCGCGGCCGGCGTGAGCCTGTGCGGCATCGTGCTGGAATGGCGCATCGCGGTCCATGGCGATTCGCTGCAGGTCGCACAGAGCAGCGCCGCGCGCATCGATGCCTTTGGCGAGACCTTCCTGCTGCTGATGGGTCTGTGCCTGGTGGCACTGGCCGCCGCCTGGCAGCTGCGCCCGGCGCCCAAGGCACAGCCCGCCCAGCCCCCCAGCGCCTGA
- a CDS encoding DUF1295 domain-containing protein: protein MGADLPTTAVAGLGWTVAIAVLTWIASVWRHDASLVDRVWAVCIAGAGWMYLLSQPGAGALGYAMVAIATIWALRLSLFITWRNWGHGEDRRYQAIRARNQPHFAWRSLYLVFGLQAVLAWLVSAPLLAGAVDRGGLSLWSGIGAALAVFGIGFEAVADAQLARFKAQAQHRGQVMDRGLWRYSRHPNYFGEACVWWGLWLMACTAEGRLGAWTVVSPLLMTVLLLRVSGVRLQEEDIADRRPAYRAYIRRTNAFVPGPPKAG, encoded by the coding sequence ATGGGCGCTGACCTGCCCACCACCGCAGTCGCCGGCCTGGGCTGGACGGTCGCCATCGCGGTGCTGACCTGGATCGCCAGCGTATGGCGGCACGACGCCAGCTTGGTGGACCGCGTCTGGGCCGTGTGCATCGCCGGGGCCGGGTGGATGTACCTGCTGAGCCAGCCCGGCGCCGGGGCCCTCGGCTACGCCATGGTGGCCATCGCCACCATCTGGGCGCTGCGCCTGAGCCTGTTCATCACCTGGCGCAACTGGGGCCATGGCGAAGACAGGCGCTACCAGGCCATCCGCGCCCGCAACCAGCCGCACTTTGCATGGCGCAGCCTGTACCTGGTATTCGGTCTGCAGGCCGTGCTGGCCTGGCTGGTGTCGGCGCCCCTGCTGGCGGGCGCCGTCGACCGCGGCGGCTTATCCCTGTGGAGCGGCATCGGCGCAGCGCTGGCCGTGTTCGGCATCGGCTTCGAGGCGGTGGCGGACGCGCAGCTCGCCCGCTTCAAGGCGCAGGCGCAGCACCGCGGGCAGGTGATGGACCGCGGCCTGTGGCGCTATTCGCGCCATCCCAACTACTTCGGCGAGGCCTGCGTCTGGTGGGGCCTGTGGCTCATGGCCTGCACGGCGGAGGGCCGCCTGGGCGCATGGACCGTGGTGTCGCCGCTGCTGATGACGGTGCTGCTGCTGCGCGTCTCCGGCGTGCGGCTGCAGGAAGAGGACATCGCCGACCGGCGCCCGGCCTACCGCGCGTACATCCGCCGCACCAACGCCTTCGTGCCCGGCCCGCCCAAGGCCGGCTGA
- a CDS encoding cyclopropane-fatty-acyl-phospholipid synthase family protein, translating to MRISPPTSTSLPSASPPHAVRAGSPLRPLHGLLRRLLRHLQCGSLSISLPGGQRLEGHGAAPGPAAAVVLHSWRPVWQMLLHGDIGLARSYRDGDWMTPDLTALLELGLHNEQAWGAALQASAPARWFHQLAHRLRANTRTGSRQNIAFHYDLGNAFYGQWLDRTMLYSSGLYAHPGATLEEAQARKLTRILALLDCPEDAEVLEIGCGWGALATEVGQAAPAGRVTGLTLSTEQLAHARERVASAGLQDRVDLRLQDYRDVEGHFDRIVSIEMLEAVGECYWPAYFDTLRARLKPGGTAVVQVITIAEDRFEQYRRHPDFIQRFIFPGGMLPTVRALGKEAARAGLTLETAETFGASYALTLAAWRARFLAAWPTIEPLGFDDAFRRLWTYYLSYCEAGFRTGRVDVGLYVLRHAHGNADQATA from the coding sequence ATGCGCATTTCCCCGCCGACTTCGACGTCCCTGCCCAGCGCTTCGCCACCGCATGCCGTACGGGCCGGCAGCCCGCTGCGCCCGCTGCACGGCCTGCTCCGCAGGCTGCTGCGCCATCTGCAGTGCGGCAGCCTGTCGATCAGCCTGCCCGGCGGCCAGCGGCTGGAGGGCCATGGCGCGGCCCCCGGCCCGGCCGCCGCCGTGGTCCTGCACTCCTGGCGCCCGGTATGGCAGATGCTGCTGCACGGGGACATCGGCCTGGCCCGCTCCTACCGCGACGGCGACTGGATGACGCCCGACCTGACGGCGCTGCTGGAACTGGGTCTGCACAACGAGCAGGCCTGGGGGGCCGCCCTGCAGGCGAGCGCGCCGGCACGCTGGTTCCACCAGTTGGCGCACCGCCTGCGCGCCAACACCCGCACGGGCAGCCGCCAGAACATCGCTTTCCATTACGACCTGGGCAATGCGTTCTACGGCCAGTGGCTGGACCGCACCATGCTCTATTCCAGCGGGCTGTATGCCCACCCCGGCGCCACGCTGGAAGAAGCGCAGGCGCGCAAGCTGACACGCATCCTCGCGCTGCTGGACTGCCCGGAAGACGCCGAGGTGCTGGAGATCGGTTGCGGCTGGGGCGCCCTGGCAACCGAGGTGGGCCAGGCCGCGCCTGCAGGCCGGGTCACGGGCCTGACACTCTCGACCGAACAACTGGCGCATGCGCGGGAAAGGGTCGCCTCCGCAGGGCTGCAGGACCGCGTGGACCTGCGCCTGCAGGACTATCGCGATGTCGAGGGGCACTTCGACCGCATCGTGTCCATCGAAATGCTCGAAGCCGTTGGCGAGTGCTACTGGCCGGCCTACTTCGACACCCTGCGGGCACGGCTGAAGCCGGGCGGCACGGCGGTCGTGCAGGTCATCACGATCGCCGAGGACCGCTTCGAGCAGTACCGCCGGCATCCGGACTTCATCCAGCGCTTCATCTTCCCGGGCGGCATGCTGCCGACGGTGCGCGCGCTGGGCAAAGAAGCTGCGCGCGCCGGACTCACGCTGGAGACCGCGGAGACTTTCGGGGCCAGCTATGCGCTCACGCTGGCCGCCTGGAGGGCACGCTTCCTCGCCGCATGGCCCACCATCGAACCGCTGGGGTTCGATGACGCCTTCCGGCGGCTCTGGACGTACTACCTCAGCTACTGCGAGGCGGGCTTTCGCACGGGGCGCGTGGACGTGGGCCTGTACGTGCTGCGCCACGCGCACGGCAACGCCGACCAGGCGACGGCCTGA
- a CDS encoding DUF2177 family protein: MIRQYAIAYGTVALVFLAMDAVWLSAMADRLYRPAIGHLMQQGFSLAPALVFYVLYVGGVVVFAVRPALQSGSAWHALGWGALLGLLAYATYDLTNQATLKDWPWQVTVADLCWGTFATAVSAAAACLAVQRFGTP, translated from the coding sequence ATGATCCGCCAGTACGCCATCGCCTACGGAACCGTTGCCCTCGTCTTCCTCGCCATGGATGCGGTCTGGTTGAGTGCCATGGCCGACCGCCTGTACCGCCCCGCCATCGGCCACCTGATGCAGCAGGGCTTCAGCTTGGCGCCCGCGCTGGTGTTCTACGTGTTGTACGTGGGCGGCGTGGTGGTGTTCGCCGTACGGCCCGCGCTGCAAAGCGGTTCTGCCTGGCATGCCTTGGGATGGGGGGCGCTGCTCGGCCTGCTGGCCTATGCCACCTACGACCTCACCAACCAGGCCACGCTCAAGGACTGGCCGTGGCAGGTGACCGTAGCCGACCTATGCTGGGGCACCTTCGCCACCGCCGTGTCCGCGGCCGCCGCGTGCCTGGCAGTGCAGCGCTTCGGCACGCCTTGA
- a CDS encoding ChrR family anti-sigma-E factor has product MIRHHPDDALLLAHAAGSLPAGAAIVVESHLEACPTCCDRLHVLQAVGGALLEDIEPVALQPDALTRALAAIDGTALVHVAAEPAAPLPAKTRAGSPRPELPAGTRWPRALEGCTVSPWRWLGPGMRWSRVTVPHDRSANVFLLRIGAGKRLPQHTHSDLELTQVLYGTFGDDRSRYGPGDFDGADGDVVHQPVVAAGEECICLTTVQGRVLFKGAIARTVGALVGM; this is encoded by the coding sequence ATGATCCGTCACCATCCAGATGATGCCCTGTTGCTGGCCCACGCGGCCGGCAGCCTGCCTGCGGGCGCCGCCATCGTGGTCGAGAGCCATCTGGAGGCCTGCCCGACCTGCTGCGACCGCCTGCATGTGCTGCAGGCCGTGGGTGGCGCGTTGCTGGAGGACATCGAGCCGGTGGCCCTGCAGCCCGACGCGCTGACGCGGGCGCTGGCCGCGATCGACGGCACGGCGCTCGTGCACGTTGCGGCCGAGCCCGCCGCGCCCCTGCCGGCGAAGACCCGTGCAGGCAGCCCGCGGCCCGAGCTGCCGGCCGGCACGCGGTGGCCGCGCGCCCTCGAAGGGTGCACGGTGTCGCCGTGGCGCTGGCTCGGCCCCGGCATGCGCTGGAGCCGGGTCACGGTGCCGCACGACCGCTCGGCCAACGTCTTCCTGCTGCGCATCGGTGCCGGCAAGCGCCTGCCGCAGCACACGCACAGCGACCTGGAACTCACCCAGGTCCTCTATGGCACCTTCGGCGACGACCGCTCACGGTACGGCCCGGGCGACTTCGACGGGGCCGACGGGGATGTCGTGCATCAACCAGTGGTGGCCGCCGGGGAAGAGTGCATCTGCCTGACGACGGTGCAGGGCCGGGTGCTGTTCAAGGGGGCGATCGCCCGCACCGTGGGCGCGCTCGTCGGCATGTAG